GTTCGACAACAAGAGCGAATTTCAGATCATCCTGAACATGCCCGAGGGCAGCTCGCTCGAGCGCACCGCGCAGGCCGCGAAGGAGCTCGGTAACGCCGTGCGGGGCGAGCCGGAGGTGACCGACTATCAGGTGTACGTGGGCGCGGCGTCGCCGTTCAACTTCAACGGCCTCGTGCGGCACTACTACCTCCGCCGGGGTCCGAGCGTGGCCGATATCCAGGTGAACCTGCTCCCCAAAGGCGAGCGCTCGGCGCAGAGCCACGCGGTGGCGCGGCGCGTGCGACCCGCCGCGAAGGCCATCGCCGATCGCTACGGCGCGCGGGTCGCGATCGCCGAGGTGCCGCCCGGGCCGCCCGTGCTGCAGACCCTCGTGGCCGAGGTGTACGGCCCGAGCGCCGCGCACCGCCGCGCGCTCGCCGAGCGAGTGCGTGAGGTCTACAAGAAGACCCCGGGCGTGGTCGACGTCGACTGGTACGTCGAGGAGCCCCACGCGAAGGATCGCCTCGTGATCGACAAGGAGAAGGCGGCGCTCCACGGCATCAGCGCCGAGGCGATCGCCGCCACCTTGCGCATCGCCGTGGGCGGCGCGCCCGTCGGCCTGCTCCACGTGCCTCGGGAGGTCGAGGACGTGGAGATTCGACTCGAGCTGCCGCGCGCCTCGCGGGCGTCGACGGAGGAGCTGCTCGCCCTCGGCGTGCGGGGCTCGAGCGGCGCGATCGTGGCCTTGCGCGAGCTGGTGCGCGTCGAGCGCACCGTCGAGGACACGAGCATTTACCACAAGAACCTCATGCCGGTCGTGTACGTGACGGCCGACGTCGCGGGCGGCGCCGAGAGCTCGGCCTACGCCATCCTCGACATGAACAAGGACCTCGCGCGGCTCGACGCGGGAGACTTCGGCGGAAAGCACGGGCCGGTCACTACGTACAACCTCGCTCAGCCCACGAGCACGCTCGAGCCCGCGGTGAAGTGGGACGGTGAGTGGCACATCACGCTGGAGGTGTTCCGCGACCTCGGCATGGCGTTCGGCGTCGTGCTCGTGCTCATTTATGTGCTGCTCGTGGGCTGGTTCCGCTCGTTCCTCGTGCCGCTCGTGGTGATGGCCGCCATCCCGTTCTCGCTCGTGGGGATTCTGCCGGCGCACGCGGCGATGGGGGCCTTCTTCACGGCCACGTCGATGATCGGCTTCATGGCGGGCGCGGGCATCGTGGTGCGCAACTCCATCATCCTCGTCGACTTCACCGAGAGCCGCGTGGCCGACGGAGTGCCGCTCGCCGAGGCGGTGGTGCTCGCCGGCGCGGTGCGGTTCCGGCCCATGCTGCTCACCGCGCTCGCGGTGGTGGTGGGCGCGGCGGTGATCCTATTTGACCCGATCTTTCAGGGGCTCGCCCTCTCGCTCATGGCGGGCGAGATCGCGTCGCTCCTCATCAGCCGCATGGCGGTGCCGGTGCTCTACGAGATGGCGAAGCGCCGCACCGGCCCCGCGCCCGCGGTCGACGGCGAGGGGGCCGAGCCTGGCTCGAGCGCGCGCCCGTCCGGGCCGGGCGAGGGGTTGGACGCGGCGGACGGCGCCCTCGCGTGAGGCGCGCCCCTGCGGCGGCCCCGGCCGGTCAACCGCCGAGCGCGCCGCGGACGAACGCGACGATCGCGTTCATGGCGACACCTCGCCTTCGGCTCGGGCTCGCCATCGACCTCCGTTCGCCCCTGCAGGGCTCACTTTCAGGTTCGCGTGACCGTGGCCCATGGCGTGATCGCTCTTGAGCCGCGCAACAACCTCCATGTGCTTGTCGCCCGCGTCGAGCCGCGCGACGACGAGGTCCAGCCACTCTTGCATGGCGCGGCCGTACTTCTGCTCGATGCTCGGGAAGTAGGAGGCGGGACCCTTGACGGTGGCGCCGGCTGGGATGACGGGCGCCGTGACGCGTGAGCTCATGGCCTCATATTACCGCGATTCGTCGCTACTTCGCGAGGAGCACGTGGGGCTCGCCCGCCTTGATCTCCAGTACCTCGACGGGGCCGCCGTAGTGCTCGGACATCCCCACGTCCACGCGCCACGCCTTCCCCTCACACGCGCTCGTGACGCCACCCTCTTGCACCGTGTGCCCCATGACGAGCCGCTTCGCGCCGAGCTTGGTGAGCACCTCGCCGAGGTTGCGGCACGCCTCCGCGCTGACAGAGCCGTTCGAGTAGGCCCGGGTCCACACGGGGCCGTCTTCGGCGACCGCGATCGCGGGCGGCTCGCTCGCGCGCCCCACGAGCCACTCCTTCACGCCGTCGTTGATGCGGTCGATGCCGTAGTCGACGTGCTTGCGGTGCACGCCGCCGTGCGCGAACACGCTGTCGCCCACGACGGCGATGACCGGCCGCTCGGCGAGCATGAGCGCGTACACGCCGCCCGGGGCGAACGCGGACGCGCGGCCCCGCTTCTCGTCGCCGTAGCGCGCCGCGCGGGAGGCCAGCGGACCCGCGGGCGTGAAGCTGTTGAAGGCGGGATACGCTTCGGCCACCACGTAGCGGAAGTCGAAGCTCGCGTTCATGAGCTCGTGGTTGCCCGAGAGCGAGAGCATGCGACCGCCCGCGCGGCTGGCCTCGCCCTTCAGCTTCTCGAAGAGGTCGAGCACCTCGCGGTCCTCCTTGCCGCGGTCGATCTGGTCGCCGGTCTGCACCACGACGAGCTTCCCGCCGACCCACGCGTCCCGCTCGTCGATGGCCCCGGCGGTGCGGAGGGCGCGCCGCGCGGCGCGGAGATCGCCGTGAATGTCACCGATGGCGATGACCCGCTCGAGCGCCGCGGCGGGCGGCACGGGGGGTGCTGGCGCGACACCCGGGCGAGGCGCTTTGGCGCCCGTGGACTCCGAGGCCTTCGTGGCCGCAGGCGGGGACCGCTCGGCGCACGCCGCGAGCGCGACGGCGAGCGCGAGCGCGGCGCTGCGCGGAGAAAGATGCATCTTACACGCTCGCGAGGAGCCGCTGCTTCTGCGCCTCGAAGTCGTCGGCGCTGATGACGCCCTGATCGCGCAGGGCCTTCAGCTTCTCGAGCTTCTCGAAGACGTCCTTCGACTCGCCCTTCTCCTTGGCCATCCTCGCGGCGACCTCCTTGCCCTTGGCGAGGTGCTCCTCGTAGGCCTTCTTGGCGTGGTCGAGGTCCATGGCCGAGAAGCTCTTGCCGGAGGCGAACTGGGTCATGGCCACTTGCCCGAGGGCGTACGTGGACGCGCCCGACATCGCGGACATCGCCGCGCCACCCACGACCGAACCAATGCCGGGGATGAGCTTGAGGGCGTTCGCGCCGAGCCGCGCGGCGATGCCCCCCGCGAGCGCCGAGACCCACGCCTTGCCCTCCGACTCGGTGTACACCGTGCCGTAGAGCGTGGAGAGCTGCTTCAGCATGTCGAGCTGGATCGCCGTGACGGCGGCGATGTCCACCAGGGGAATCGGCACGAGCCCCGCCCCGACAGCCCACACGACGTGCTCGTTGATGATCCTCTGCGCGCGGGTCGGGTCGGACATGGTCGGTCTCCTTCGGCCGAGAGCATAGCAGCCCGTTGATAAACTCCCGTCGCCCGCGCGCCGCCGCTCTGTCCGCGTGTCCGCGCTACTTGCCCGCGATCGCCTCGAGCTCGCCCGCGTCGAGCCACACCCCGCGGCAGTCGAAATCGACGCACACGTCCACGTACGTGAGCGTGCCGATGCTCCACTCGCGCCGCGCGGTCTCGCCGCCGCACTTCGCGCACACGACGGCACCCCGCGCGCCGGCGTAGGCTCGCCTCGCGACGGCGCTCCCGTCGGCGCGCTTGCCGGAGCTCTCGAGCCGCAACATGTTGGCGTACTCCACGAAATGGCCTCCGCAGGCCGGACAGCCGAACACGGGCGCGCCGGACGCGTGCGTCGCGGGCGTGAGCCGCACCGGTTCTTCCATGCCGCCCGCGACCCGGCGATACGGGCCTTGGTCGCGGTCGTCGAGGCGCGAGCGGCACCGCGGGCAGCACACGCCCGCGGCGCCCGCGCGCTCAGCCACTGGCGTCGACGTGGGCCTTGTACGCCGCGACGTCGAGGAGGCCGTCGGTCGCGCCCGAGGCGGCGGCCGGCTCGAGCTCGATCATCCACGCCTTGCCGTAGCAGTCCTCGTTGACGAGCTCCGGGGTGTCGTTGAGCGCGGCGTTCACCCGCACGACCTTGCCGGTGATGGGGGAGTAGAGATCGCTCAGCGTCTTGACGCTCTCGATCGTGCCGAAGGCCTTGCCCTCGGTCAGGGTGTCACCGGCCTTCACGTCGAGGTTGACGAGGGTGATGTCGCCGAGCTGCTCCACCGCGAACGACGTGATCCCCACCTGCACGCCACCCTCGGTCGCCCGGGTCCACTCGTGGTCTTTCGTGTACTTGAGATCGCTCGGGAACGAATCGCTCATCGCATTTCTCCGTGTTCGCTGCTGGCCAGTCCGTCGTTCAGTCCGCCCGGCCGCTCCTGCGGCGCCGGGTCTCGCTTCTTTGGAGTCGCGCGCGCCGCGCGCCTCAGGCTCGCTTGTAAAATGGAGTCTTCACGACCTCCGCCTCGACGAGCTTGCCGCGGCAGTCCACCATGAAGGTGGAGCCCACCGTCGAGAGCCGCGTGGGCACGTACCCGAGGCCGATGTTGAGGCCCACGGTGGGGCCAGGGCTCCCGCTCGTGCACACGCCGATCTCCGCGCCGTCCGCGTCGCGGAGCGGGTACCCGTGGCGCGCGATGCCGCGCCCCTTCACCTGGAAGCCCACGAGCTTGCGAGGGAGCTCCTTCGCCTTGATGGCCTCGATGGCGGCGCGCCCCACGAAGTCGCCTTTGTCGAGCTTCACCACCCAGCCGAGGCCGGCCTCGAGCGGGTTGGTGGTCTCGTCGATGTCGTTGCCGTAGAGCGAGAGCCGCGCCTCGAGGCGCAGCGTGTCGCGGGCGCCGAGCCCGCACGGGCGGAGACCGAGCGGCTCGCCGAGCGTGATGAGCTGGTCCCACAGGCTCGCGGCGTCGGCCCACGCGCAGAAGATCTCCACGCCGTCCTCGCCGGTGTAGCCCGTGCGCGCCGCCGTGCACTTCACGTTGGCGATGACCGCGTCACGGAAGTGGAACGACTTCAGCTCGACGAGCTTGGCCGCGTCGGCGCCGGCGAGCGCGAGCACCTCGAACGCCCTCGGGCCCTGCAGGGCGATGAGCGCGGTCTCGGCGGAGAGGTCGCGGAACTCGCAGTGGTTCTCCGCGGCGCTCGAGAACACCTTGGCCATCTTCTCGTGGTTCGAGGCGTTGCAGACCACGAGGAAGCGCTCGTCGCCGGCGCGGTAGATGATGAGGTCGTCGAGGATGGTGCCCTCGGCGTTGCAGCAGCAGGTGTAGAGCGCTTGCCCCACGCCGAGCCGCGAGACGTCGTTCGTGACGAGGTAGTTCACCACCTGGCCCGCGTACGGCCCGGCGAGCTCCAGCTCGCCCATGTGAGAGACGTCGAACAGGCCCGCGGCCTTGCGCACGGCTTGGTGTTCGTCGACGATTCCCTTGTATTGTACAGGCATCTCCCAGCCGGCGAAGGGCACGATGCGCCCTCCGAGCCGGACGTGAGCGTCATACATGGGGGTGCGTCGGAGCGTCGCGGCGGGCTCGGTCATGGTAGCGCGACCATACGCGGTCTGGCGCACCGGAGAAAACGACAAAGCGCGGGGCCGTCGGCGCTGCCTCGGATCAGGCCAGCGTCACGGCGGCAGACCGTAGGCGGGGGCGGGTGAGCCGTCGCGGCCCGCCTCCTTGGGGGCGTCCTCGGCGGCGTCGGTCGGGGCCGCGTCGGTCGGGGCGGCGTCGATCGGGGGGCCGCCCCCGTAGAGGGCCGCGGGCGACGCGTCGGCGTCAGCGCGTGAGTCTGCCCCCGCGTCGACGCTCGCGTCGATCGGCGGACCGCCGTAGAGCGCAACCGGGCCCGTGTCGCTCGACGCCGAGTCGGAGCAGGCCGCGGCGGCGCCGGCCACGAGCACGGTGGCCCCGAACACCAGGGCCGCGCGCGTGGCCCTCGACACGGGGCTCGCCGTGGCGACGGCGCCGAGCGCGCCGCAGAAGGGGCACGCCGCCTCGGTGGTCCGGACGTGGCGGTTGCACTCTGCACATAAATGAAGGGCCATAGTCTCCTCGGGGGTGGCGCGTGCGTGTGGGGAGCGAGCGCGGGGCTCAGCCGGGCGGGAGGCCGTAGAGCGGCGCAGGGGAGGCGTCCTGGCCGGCGTCCTTCGCCGCGTCGGCGCCGGCGTCGGGCGGCGGGACCGCGCCGTAGAGTGGGGCGGGGGAGGCGTCGACGCCCGTGTCTGTTGCCGCGTCGGCCGGCGGCGCGCCATACAGCGGCTGGACCGAGCCTCCGCAGGCGACCGCCGTGCTCACCAGCGCAGCGCCGCCGAAGACCATGGCGGCGCGGGTGGCGCGGGACACGGGCGAAGCGACCGCGGCGCGGCCCGCTTCGCCGCAGAACGGGCATTGGGGATCGGTCGCCCGAACGTGACGCGCGCAGCCGGAGCAGAGTCGCAGAGCCATGGAGGGACGGTAGCTGAGCCTTCGCCTCGCGCAACATTTTCGCGCTCTGCGCCCGGCCGCGAGGCGCACCCCGTTCGAGGCGAGGCGGGGCGTCGGCGGGCCCCGCCTTTCCGGCGGTCCCCGGCGGTGTTATGGTGTAGGCGCGTGGGATTCTCCGCGCCCTCTCGAGGGAGAGTGCCTCGCCATGGCCCGTGAGAACGCCGCGACTCCGTTGATCCTTTGGGTCTGCGCCGCGGTGTGCGCGCACTATGTCCTTGGCCAGGGCGGCAACGAGGTGGCGCGAGCCCACGACGACGCGTCGTTCTTCGCCAAGATGGGCTACCAGGCGCGAGGAAAGGCGCGCGAGGCCGAGAGCACCCTCGAGCTCGGCGCCGCCGCCGAGACACCGGTGCCCCCGAGCGAGACCGACGTGCCCGCGCCCGCGCTCCCCAAGGCGAGCGCCGAGGTGAAGAAGGAGCCCACGCCCGAGGCCCAGAAACCCGACGAACCGAAGAAGGAAGAACCGAAGAAGATCGCGATCTTGCCGAAGCCTACGGACGTGCCGGCGCCCGTCGCTCCGCCGCCTCCGATGCAGAAGGACCAGCGCATCGCGGTCAAGCAGCACGTGAAGCCAGCGCAGCAGGACAACGCCACCGCGAAGTTCATCGCCGACGAGGCCAACAAGGTCGACAAGGAGACCGTCGCCACCCAGACGGCCCACGACCAAGACGACCCGAACCCCACCCCCGCGGGCCAGCACTCGGGCCCCACCAAGCAGCCCGGCGACAGTGAGCGCACGCGCATCGCCGACAGCGAGGATCGCAAGGGCGAGAAGAACCGTGCGCCCGGCGACAAGGGCACCGAGTTCGACATCCAGGTCCCCTCGAGGCCGGCCGCTGGACAGGTGGCCATGCTCGCTCCGAAGACCCCCGCGAACGCTGGCGGCGACGGGCGGCCTCCGTCCGCGTCCAGCGCGGCCTCGACGCCCGAGCCTGGGGGCGCGTCGCAGGCGACGCCGGCGGTGGCCGAGGGCGCCAAGGGCTGGACCTTCGACCCCGCGCGGCCAGGCGGCTTCGGCGCGGGGAATCAAGGTGGCGCGAGCGCGCCGAGCCGCGCCGCCACGGGCCCCGCGAGGAAGCCGTCGTCGGGGCTCTCGCTTGGCCTCGGCGCGCAGGCCGCGCCCGGTCAGGTGAACCTCAACTTGAATCAGCGCGGGGTCGTCGCGACCATCGGCCACGACCAGCTCCACCGCGAGCGCGTGGCCGACGGCGAGCGGCGCAAGAGCGAGCACCGCGGCTCGTTCCAGGCGTCGAACTTCGAGCGCTGGCGCAGCGCCATCGAGAACTACGTCACCACCGTCAAGCCGGGCAACCAGACCGCGCTGAACGCGGCGCGCGTGCCGTTCGCCACGTACCTCAACACCATCCACAACCGACTGCACCCCATCTTCGCCGACAGCTTCCTCGGCTCCCTCGACGGCCTGCCCTCCACTCACCCGCTCTCCAACCCTCGGCTCATCACGCACCTCGAGATCGTGGTCGGCCCCCACGACGGCCAAATCGTGAAGATGGGCGTGGTGAAGGCGAGCGGCGTCACCGCCTTCGACATCGCCGCGCTCGACTCGGTGAAGCGCGCGTCGCCCTTTGGGCCGGCGCCGAAGGCCATCGTGTCGAGCGACGGCAACGTGTACCTCCACTGGGAGTTCCATCGCGACGAGGTGTTCGCGTGCTCCACGATGAACGCGCGCCCGTTCCTCCTGAACCTGCCGCCCGCCGCGCCGCCGGCCGAGGGCCCGCCCGCGCGCCCCACCTCACCCACCGACGAGGGGCGGCCACCGCCTGGATCGCCGAACGAAATGCGCCACGGCGCCCCCTGACTGTTCCGTGTATGGTGCATGCAAATGGGCGCGTGCGGTCCTCGCTCTCGGCGCGCTGTCGGCGCTAGCCTCGGGGGCCGTCGGCTGCGACCGTCGTGCGCCCCCCGGCGCCCGCGTCGTGCGCGTGGCCGCGGCCTCCGATCTCGACGGGGCCTTCCGCGAGATCGCGCGCGATGTCGAGCGCGAGACGGGGGCGCGCGTCGAGCTCACCTTCGGCTCGTCGGGGCTGCTCGCCAAGCAGATCGCCGAGGGGGCCCCGTTCGATCTGTTCGCTTCGGCCAACGTGGCGTTCGCGGAGGCGGCGGTGAGGAGCGGGGCCTGCGACGACTCCACGCGGGCGCCCTACGCGCAGGGGCGCCTCGCGCTCGCGTGCCCCTCGGGGATCCCGGCCGAGGGGCTCGCGGGCCTGCCAGGCCTCGGGCGCATCGCGATCGCCAACCCCGAGCATGCGCCGTACGGCCGCGCGGCCCGCGAGGCGCTCGAGGCGCTCGGCCTCACCGAGCGCACGAAGGCGCAGCTGGTGTTCGCCGGCAACGTGGGCGAGAGCTGGCAGCTCGCGCGCAGCGGAAACGCCGACTGCGCGTTCGTGTCGAAGGCCCTCGTCCGCGAGCAGCCGCCCTCGCGCGCGCTGGACGTGCCCCCAGCGCTCCACGCCCCGATCGTGCAGACGCTCGTGCTCTGTTCGGGCGGCGGGCGCCCGGGCGATCGCGCCGCCGCCGTCGCGTTCGCAGCCCACGTGCGCGGCCGACCAGGGCAGCGGGTCCTCGCCGCCCACGGCTTCGCCCCGCCTTGACGCGCGCCGCGCGCGGCGTCGCGCCCTCTCGCGGCCGCGGGGGGCGACCGCACCCGGCCCCGCCTCGAGCCGGATGGAATTTGGCAGACGCAGTGCGACCGGCCGCCTAAGACTCAGGCTGCGCGGGGCGTTGGACCTCGCCCGTCGCCATGCCCGTCGCCCCGTTCCTCCTCTCTCTCGAGATCGCGCTCGCGGCCACCGCGCTCGCCGGCGTTGTCGGCGTGCCGGTCGCGGCGCTGCTCGCGCGCCGGCGGTTCCTCGGGCGCGAGGCGCTCGACGCGCTGCTCTCCGTCCCGCTCGTGCTGCCGCCCACGGTGCTCGGCTACTTCCTGCTCGTGGTGATCGGGCGGCGCGGGGTGATCGGGCGCGCCTACGAGGCCGTCACCGGCGCGCCGCTCGTGTTCACCGTGAAGGCCGCGGTGCTCGCGGCCGCCGCCTCGTCGCTCCCGCTGGTGGTGAAGTTTGGTCGCGCCGCGTTCGCGGGCGTCGATCGCGACGTGGTCCTCGCCGCGCGGACGCTCGGCGCGTCGCCGCTCCGCGCGTTCCGCACGGTGGAGCTCCCGCTCGCCGCGCGCGGGCTCGTGGCGGCGCTGGCGCTCGCGTTCGCCCGCGCGCTCGGCGAGTTCGGGGCAACGCTCATGGTGGCCGGGGATCTGCCCGGCGTCACACAGACCGCGAGCATGGCGATCTACGACGCCGCGATCGCCGGCCGGGAGCACGACGCGAACGCCCTCGTGCTCGTGCTCGCGTCGCTGTCGTTCGGCGCGCTGTACGTCACGAACCGGCTCGCCCTGGGGCACGCCCCCCGTGAGTGAAGCGGCCGCTCCCTCGCATGCCTCGCTGCGCGCGCGGATCGTGGTGAACCGCGGGCGGTTCTCCCTCGACGTGGACCTGTCGTTCCGCCCGGGCATCACCGCCGTGGTCGGCCCGTCCGGGGCCGGCAAGAGCACCTTGCTCGGCGCGCTCCTCGGCGCGCACCGCCCCGACGAGGGGCGCATCGCGCTGGGCGACTCGGTGTGGTTCGACTCGCGATCGGGGGTGCTCGCCCCGCCCGAGGCCCGCTCCCTCGGCGTGGTGTTCCAGTCGCTCGCCCTGTTCCCTCACATGACCGCGCTCGAGAACGTGGCCTATGGAGCGGCGGAGCCCGCGACCACGCGCCGCGATCTGTCGCGCGGCTGGCTGGAGCGCCTCGGCGTCGGCCACCTCGATGACCGCCTCCCTCGCGCGTTCTCGGGCGGCGAGGCCCAGCGGGTCGCGCTGGCCCGCGCGCTGGCCCGTGAGCCCGCCGTCTTGCTCCTCGACGAGCCCTTCTCGGCGCTCGACGAAGCGACAAAAAACGACGTGTTTTCATCGATTTATCCCGAGCTGGTCCGAGCGGGGCGTGTGGTGGTGTGCGTGACCCACCGTGAGGAGGAGCTCGGCGGCCTCCCCTCGAGCACCGTGCGGCTCGCCGGCGGCCGGGTCGCCGAACCGCCGCACCCGCCCGAGGCCCCACGCCCATCGCTGGAGTAGGCTGGAGTAGGGTAGAGTGGCCGCGCCCGTGAAGTCGCCGCCCGCATCGCCCGCGCCGCCGCCCGCATCGCCCGCCCCGCCGCCTGCCCCTCCTGCGAGCGTCGAGACGATGGAGCCGCTGCTGCGCGTGACCGTCGCGATCGCGGTGGTGAGCGCCGTGCTCGGGCTCCTCGTGCTCCCCGGGCTCCTCGGCAACGTGGGCGAGCAAGCGGTCGTGTGGGGCGAGCGCGTCACGTCCACGTTCACCTATGTGGCGTTCGTCGGCCTGCTGACGTTGATCGGCCTTGGCGGGTACGAGCTCATTCGCCGAGTCGATCTGGGCGCGTCGAGGTACGCGGCGCTGGCGCTGGCCGTCGTCTGCGTGGGGCTGGCGTCACCGGCGGCCGCCCGCCCGCTCCTCGCGCTGGCGCAG
The nucleotide sequence above comes from Myxococcales bacterium. Encoded proteins:
- a CDS encoding DUF4287 domain-containing protein; the protein is MSSRVTAPVIPAGATVKGPASYFPSIEQKYGRAMQEWLDLVVARLDAGDKHMEVVARLKSDHAMGHGHANLKVSPAGANGGRWRARAEGEVSP
- a CDS encoding metallophosphoesterase, producing the protein MHLSPRSAALALAVALAACAERSPPAATKASESTGAKAPRPGVAPAPPVPPAAALERVIAIGDIHGDLRAARRALRTAGAIDERDAWVGGKLVVVQTGDQIDRGKEDREVLDLFEKLKGEASRAGGRMLSLSGNHELMNASFDFRYVVAEAYPAFNSFTPAGPLASRAARYGDEKRGRASAFAPGGVYALMLAERPVIAVVGDSVFAHGGVHRKHVDYGIDRINDGVKEWLVGRASEPPAIAVAEDGPVWTRAYSNGSVSAEACRNLGEVLTKLGAKRLVMGHTVQEGGVTSACEGKAWRVDVGMSEHYGGPVEVLEIKAGEPHVLLAK
- a CDS encoding DUF697 domain-containing protein, whose translation is MSDPTRAQRIINEHVVWAVGAGLVPIPLVDIAAVTAIQLDMLKQLSTLYGTVYTESEGKAWVSALAGGIAARLGANALKLIPGIGSVVGGAAMSAMSGASTYALGQVAMTQFASGKSFSAMDLDHAKKAYEEHLAKGKEVAARMAKEKGESKDVFEKLEKLKALRDQGVISADDFEAQKQRLLASV
- a CDS encoding zf-TFIIB domain-containing protein — its product is MAERAGAAGVCCPRCRSRLDDRDQGPYRRVAGGMEEPVRLTPATHASGAPVFGCPACGGHFVEYANMLRLESSGKRADGSAVARRAYAGARGAVVCAKCGGETARREWSIGTLTYVDVCVDFDCRGVWLDAGELEAIAGK
- the gcvH gene encoding glycine cleavage system protein GcvH, whose product is MSDSFPSDLKYTKDHEWTRATEGGVQVGITSFAVEQLGDITLVNLDVKAGDTLTEGKAFGTIESVKTLSDLYSPITGKVVRVNAALNDTPELVNEDCYGKAWMIELEPAAASGATDGLLDVAAYKAHVDASG
- the gcvT gene encoding glycine cleavage system aminomethyltransferase GcvT, producing the protein MTEPAATLRRTPMYDAHVRLGGRIVPFAGWEMPVQYKGIVDEHQAVRKAAGLFDVSHMGELELAGPYAGQVVNYLVTNDVSRLGVGQALYTCCCNAEGTILDDLIIYRAGDERFLVVCNASNHEKMAKVFSSAAENHCEFRDLSAETALIALQGPRAFEVLALAGADAAKLVELKSFHFRDAVIANVKCTAARTGYTGEDGVEIFCAWADAASLWDQLITLGEPLGLRPCGLGARDTLRLEARLSLYGNDIDETTNPLEAGLGWVVKLDKGDFVGRAAIEAIKAKELPRKLVGFQVKGRGIARHGYPLRDADGAEIGVCTSGSPGPTVGLNIGLGYVPTRLSTVGSTFMVDCRGKLVEAEVVKTPFYKRA
- a CDS encoding TonB C-terminal domain-containing protein codes for the protein MARENAATPLILWVCAAVCAHYVLGQGGNEVARAHDDASFFAKMGYQARGKAREAESTLELGAAAETPVPPSETDVPAPALPKASAEVKKEPTPEAQKPDEPKKEEPKKIAILPKPTDVPAPVAPPPPMQKDQRIAVKQHVKPAQQDNATAKFIADEANKVDKETVATQTAHDQDDPNPTPAGQHSGPTKQPGDSERTRIADSEDRKGEKNRAPGDKGTEFDIQVPSRPAAGQVAMLAPKTPANAGGDGRPPSASSAASTPEPGGASQATPAVAEGAKGWTFDPARPGGFGAGNQGGASAPSRAATGPARKPSSGLSLGLGAQAAPGQVNLNLNQRGVVATIGHDQLHRERVADGERRKSEHRGSFQASNFERWRSAIENYVTTVKPGNQTALNAARVPFATYLNTIHNRLHPIFADSFLGSLDGLPSTHPLSNPRLITHLEIVVGPHDGQIVKMGVVKASGVTAFDIAALDSVKRASPFGPAPKAIVSSDGNVYLHWEFHRDEVFACSTMNARPFLLNLPPAAPPAEGPPARPTSPTDEGRPPPGSPNEMRHGAP
- the modA gene encoding molybdate ABC transporter substrate-binding protein, translated to MAAASDLDGAFREIARDVERETGARVELTFGSSGLLAKQIAEGAPFDLFASANVAFAEAAVRSGACDDSTRAPYAQGRLALACPSGIPAEGLAGLPGLGRIAIANPEHAPYGRAAREALEALGLTERTKAQLVFAGNVGESWQLARSGNADCAFVSKALVREQPPSRALDVPPALHAPIVQTLVLCSGGGRPGDRAAAVAFAAHVRGRPGQRVLAAHGFAPP
- the modB gene encoding molybdate ABC transporter permease subunit, with the translated sequence MPVAPFLLSLEIALAATALAGVVGVPVAALLARRRFLGREALDALLSVPLVLPPTVLGYFLLVVIGRRGVIGRAYEAVTGAPLVFTVKAAVLAAAASSLPLVVKFGRAAFAGVDRDVVLAARTLGASPLRAFRTVELPLAARGLVAALALAFARALGEFGATLMVAGDLPGVTQTASMAIYDAAIAGREHDANALVLVLASLSFGALYVTNRLALGHAPRE
- a CDS encoding ATP-binding cassette domain-containing protein, which translates into the protein MSEAAAPSHASLRARIVVNRGRFSLDVDLSFRPGITAVVGPSGAGKSTLLGALLGAHRPDEGRIALGDSVWFDSRSGVLAPPEARSLGVVFQSLALFPHMTALENVAYGAAEPATTRRDLSRGWLERLGVGHLDDRLPRAFSGGEAQRVALARALAREPAVLLLDEPFSALDEATKNDVFSSIYPELVRAGRVVVCVTHREEELGGLPSSTVRLAGGRVAEPPHPPEAPRPSLE